A genome region from Primulina eburnea isolate SZY01 chromosome 9, ASM2296580v1, whole genome shotgun sequence includes the following:
- the LOC140841841 gene encoding uncharacterized protein isoform X1 translates to MRVHSLCQTALWGVFFVSLLGICSADDKALFEVVGAVECADCNEYDIKTTEAFSGLSASVDCKLEHGETKRMGDITKLDEDGKFKISVSQLHQDCYVQLHSDAAVPCAALNGTESTKIVLKSQTNGIQTFGPSKNPQFSTATCASKASWHFFKHPHFPYTHPWKKKFYKPPVPVYKPPVPEHKPPVPVYKPPVPEHKPPVPVYKPKPPVYKPPVPVYKPKPPVHKPKPKPPVHKPKPKPPVHKPPVPVHKPKPPVPVHKPKPPVYKPPVPVYHPKPPVYKKPFPKFKFPPKHFHHPKFGHFHHPKFGHFPPLPPHHP, encoded by the exons ATGAGGGTTCATTCCCTTTGTCAGACAGCCCTTTGGGGCGTTTTCTTTGTGTCTTTATTGGGGATTTGCAGTGCAGATGACAAGGCATTGTTCGAGGTTGTCGGGGCAGTAGAGTGTGCTGATTGCAATGAGTATGACATTAAAACTACTGAGGCATTTTCAG GTCTCAGTGCGAGCGTTGATTGTAAGCTCGAACACGGGGAAACAAAAAGAATGGGAGATATAACCAAGCTCGACGAAGATGGAAAATTCAAGATCTCAGTCTCACAACTCCATCAAGATTGCTACGTGCAGCTCCACAGCGACGCCGCAGTCCCCTGCGCAGCCCTTAATGGCACCGAATCCACAAAAATCGTCTTGAAATCCCAAACGAATGGTATTCAAACCTTCGGGCCGAGTAAAAATCCGCAGTTCTCAACTGCAACGTGTGCTTCCAAAGCCTCTTGGCATTTCTTCAAGCACCCGCATTTTCCATACACCCATCCGTGGAAGAAAAAGTTCTACAAGCCGCCTGTCCCCGTCTACAAGCCACCAGTTCCAGAGCACAAGCCGCCTGTCCCCGTCTACAAGCCACCAGTTCCAGAGCACAAGCCGCCCGTTCCCGTCTACAAACCAAAACCACCAGTTTACAAGCCGCCGGTTCCCGTCTACAAGCCAAAACCACCAGTTCACAAGCCAAAGCCAAAACCACCAGTTCACAAGCCAAAGCCAAAACCACCAGTTCACAAGCCACCAGTCCCCGTCCACAAGCCAAAGCCGCCGGTCCCCGTCCACAAGCCAAAACCACCCGTTTACAAGCCACCGGTTCCAGTCTACCATCCAAAACCACCAGTGTATAAGAAGCCATTCCCGAAGTTCAAATTTCCTCCAAAGCACTTCCACCACCCCAAATTCGGACACTTCCACCACCCCAAATTCGGGCACTTCCCACCACTACCTCCGCACCATCCTTAA
- the LOC140841838 gene encoding uncharacterized protein, translated as MRAPRRPIEVVSSWVRRQPPKVKAFLAVISGMATLVLLRAIVHDHDNLFVAAEGVHSIGISVLIYKLMKEKTCAGISLKSQELTAIFLAVRLYCSFVMEYDIHTLLDMATLATTLWVIYMIRLKLRSSYMEDKDNFALYYVLVPCAVLALLIHPSTSHHLVNRIAWAFCVYLEAISVLPQLRVMQNTKIVEPFTAHYVFALGVARFLSCAHWVLQVLDSRGHLLVALGHGLWPSMVLLSEIVQTFILADFCYYYIKSVFGGQLVLRLPSGVV; from the exons ATGAGGGCTCCACGAAGACCGATCGAAGTTGTGTCGTCGTGGGTGCGGCGGCAGCCGCCCAAGGTGAAGGCTTTTCTTGCCGTCATCAGTGGTATGGCGACGCTCGTGCTCCTCCGCGCAATTGTACACGATCACGATAATCTTTTCGTAGCCGCGGAGGGGGTTCACTCGATTGGAATCTCTGTGCTTATTTACAAGCTTATGAAGGAGAAAACTTGCGCAG GGATTTCACTCAAATCCCAGGAGCTGACAGCTATCTTTTTGGCTGTTAGATTGTATTGCAGTTTTGTTATGGAATATGACATACACACGTTGCTTGACATGGCTACACTAGCTACAACCTTGTGGGTTATTTACATGATTCGTCTGAAGCTAAGATCAAGTTACATGGAGGATAAAGACAATTTTGCACTATATTATGTG TTGGTCCCATGTGCTGTTTTAGCTCTATTGATACACCCATCTACATCACATCACTTAGTCAACCGGATTGCTTGGGCCTTCTGTGTTTACCTTGAAGCCATTTCCGTCTTACCTCAACTACGCGTCATGCAAAACACTAAG ATTGTGGAACCATTTACAGCTCATTATGTATTTGCATTGGGTGTTGCGAGGTTTCTGAGCTGTGCTCATTGGGTTCTCCAG GTGTTGGACAGCCGTGGTCATCTTCTCGTGGCATTGGGCCATGGACTATGGCCATCAATGGTTCTTTTATCAGAAATAGTTCAAACGTTCATCCTGGCCGACTTTTGTTATTATTACATTAAAAG TGTCTTTGGAGGGCAGCTCGTACTGCGCCTTCCCTCTGGAGTGGTGTAA
- the LOC140841839 gene encoding translocon-associated protein subunit alpha-like encodes MAIRVLLILCLLLMSPSILQVARCEPDPDAEVVESAEEGDIGIIGEDAQDFGTGSFGPAPGVETVCVFPKNPSKLVAAGEESELLVGIKNEGDSSINVIAIHASVHPAYDPSYLLQNLSAQAFNNASVPPSAQATFPYLFAVSKFLQSGAYILMGTIVYEIDQHPYQSTFYNGTIEVTEPGGLLSVESVFLFCLGAALIGLLGFWIRSQIQEFSKKTKKAPKVEVGTKTTDVSMDEWLQGTAYTRSQANQSKKKK; translated from the exons ATGGCAATTAGGGTTCTTCTGATTCTATGTCTGCTTCTCATGTCGCCTTCAATTTTACAAG TCGCAAGATGTGAGCCAGACCCTGATGCAGAAGTTGTTGAATCAGCCGAGGAAGGAGATATTGGGATCATTGGTGAGGATGCCCAAGACTTCGGTACTGGGAGTTTTGGACCTGCTCCAGGGGTGGAAACAGTTTGTGTTTTCCCCAAAAATCCCTCTAAAT TGGTTGCAGCAGGGGAGGAAAGTGAACTCTTGGTTGGAATAAAAAATGAAG GGGATTCAAGTATTAATGTTATTGCGATCCACGCCAGTGTTCATCCCGCATATGATCCAAGTTACTTGTTGCAAAATCTTTCTGCACAG GCTTTTAACAATGCTTCGGTTCCTCCATCAGCTCAAGCAACTTTCCCTTATCTTTTTGCCGTTAGCAAGTTCTTACAG TCTGGTGCATACATTCTCATGGGAACTATTGTTTACGAGATTGACCAGCACCCATACCAGAGTACTTTCTACAATGGGACCATTGAAGTTACTGAGCCAGGTGGTCTGCTCAGTGTTGAGTCAGTTTTCTTGTTTTGCCTGGGGGCCGCCCTTATTGGTCTTCTAGGATTTTGGATACGTAGTCAAATACAAGAATTCTCAAAG AAAACCAAGAAGGCACCAAAGGTGGAAGTTGGAACTAAGACAACGGACGTCTCAATGGATGAATGGTTGCAG GGAACTGCATATACACGGTCTCAGGCCAACCAatcgaagaagaagaaatag
- the LOC140841841 gene encoding uncharacterized protein isoform X2, protein MRVHSLCQTALWGVFFVSLLGICSADDKALFEVVGAVECADCNEYDIKTTEAFSGLSASVDCKLEHGETKRMGDITKLDEDGKFKISVSQLHQDCYVQLHSDAAVPCAALNGTESTKIVLKSQTNGIQTFGPSKNPQFSTATCASKASWHFFKHPHFPYTHPWKKKFYKPPVPVYKPPVPEHKPPVPVYKPPVPEHKPPVPVYKPKPPVYKPPVPVYKPKPPPKPKPPVHKPPVPVHKPKPPVPVHKPKPPVYKPPVPVYHPKPPVYKKPFPKFKFPPKHFHHPKFGHFHHPKFGHFPPLPPHHP, encoded by the exons ATGAGGGTTCATTCCCTTTGTCAGACAGCCCTTTGGGGCGTTTTCTTTGTGTCTTTATTGGGGATTTGCAGTGCAGATGACAAGGCATTGTTCGAGGTTGTCGGGGCAGTAGAGTGTGCTGATTGCAATGAGTATGACATTAAAACTACTGAGGCATTTTCAG GTCTCAGTGCGAGCGTTGATTGTAAGCTCGAACACGGGGAAACAAAAAGAATGGGAGATATAACCAAGCTCGACGAAGATGGAAAATTCAAGATCTCAGTCTCACAACTCCATCAAGATTGCTACGTGCAGCTCCACAGCGACGCCGCAGTCCCCTGCGCAGCCCTTAATGGCACCGAATCCACAAAAATCGTCTTGAAATCCCAAACGAATGGTATTCAAACCTTCGGGCCGAGTAAAAATCCGCAGTTCTCAACTGCAACGTGTGCTTCCAAAGCCTCTTGGCATTTCTTCAAGCACCCGCATTTTCCATACACCCATCCGTGGAAGAAAAAGTTCTACAAGCCGCCTGTCCCCGTCTACAAGCCACCAGTTCCAGAGCACAAGCCGCCTGTCCCCGTCTACAAGCCACCAGTTCCAGAGCACAAGCCGCCCGTTCCCGTCTACAAACCAAAACCACCAGTTTACAAGCCGCCGGTTCCCGTCTACAAGCCAAAACCACCA CCAAAGCCAAAACCACCAGTTCACAAGCCACCAGTCCCCGTCCACAAGCCAAAGCCGCCGGTCCCCGTCCACAAGCCAAAACCACCCGTTTACAAGCCACCGGTTCCAGTCTACCATCCAAAACCACCAGTGTATAAGAAGCCATTCCCGAAGTTCAAATTTCCTCCAAAGCACTTCCACCACCCCAAATTCGGACACTTCCACCACCCCAAATTCGGGCACTTCCCACCACTACCTCCGCACCATCCTTAA
- the LOC140841837 gene encoding transcription initiation factor TFIID subunit 14b-like isoform X2 — protein MSPSQGADQLDITDPLPKSQSSKMAKSPEDNEKKSLVKKRKDSEICLPIVYGNIAVWLGKKATEHQSHKWTIYVRGATNEDLGVVIKRVVFQLHSSFNNPTRIIENPPFELSESGWGEFEIAMTLFFHGDVSDKPLHLFHHLKLYPEDESGPLSIKKPVVVEAYDEIVFSEPTEAFFARVQNHPALVVPRLPVDFTLPPVPMEEHGDGKRGDTKDHPLNQWFTTFSEADELLKLAAARQQLSEYIGASTHCKTEKADEFDRWTATLESI, from the exons ATGTCTCCGAGTCAAGGTGCAGATCAGCTGGATATAACTGACCCCCTTCCAAAATCGCAGAGCTCAAAAATGGCTAAATCACCGGAAGACAATGAAAAAAAA AGCTTGGTTAAGAAGCGTAAAGATTCCGAAATCTGTCTTCCCATTGTTTATGGTAACATTGCGGTTTGGCTTGGCAAGAAGGCGACTGA GCATCAATCACATAAATGGACAATATATGTTCGTGGGGCGACGAATGAGGATCTCGGGGTGGTGATAAAGCGTGTGGTATTTCAATTGCATTCGAGCTTTAATAATCCCACGAGAATTATCGAGAATCCGCCTTTTGAGTTATCAGAGTCAGGATGGGGTGAATTCGAAATCGCTATGACCCTTTTCTTCCACGGTGATGTCAGTGATAAACCTTTGCACTT GTTTCACCATTTGAAGTTGTATCCAGAGGATGAGTCTGGTCCACTTTCCATTAAGAAGCCTGTTGTTGTGGAAGCCTATGATGAAATCGTTTTCTCAGAGCCTACAGAGGCGTTCTTTGCTCGGGTGCAAAATCATCCTGCACTTGTTGTGCCAAGACTGCCTGTTGACTTTACACTGCCTCCTG TGCCTATGGAGGAACATGGCGATGGCAAGAGAGGCGACACCAAAGATCATCCCCTAAACCAATGGTTTACCACTTTCTCTGAGGCTGATGAGCTATTGAAACTCGCTGCAGCTCGCCAGCAG TTATCTGAATACATAGGTGCAAGCACACATTGCAAGACTGAGAAGGCAGATGAATTTGATAGATGGACAGCAACACTTGAAAGCATCTGA
- the LOC140841844 gene encoding uncharacterized protein, translated as MFFNGYGYHGMSFEQTYRCYPASFIDKAQIENGDKVIMPPSALDRLASLQIDYPMLFELGNAATERVSHCGVLEFIAEEGMIYMPYWMMENLLLQEGDIVRVKNVTLPKGTYVKLQPHTKDFLDISNPKAILETTLRNFSCLTTGDSIMVAYNNKKYYIDIIESKPSNAITIIETDCEVDFAPPLDYKEPEKPALSIPTSKRTEGQEPAAETEPNFNPFTGTARRLDGKPLKTQPPPASSSAPTFKNLNASNDGGQASASSSSSQSTSRQSQGKLVFGSNANRTSESSKDTSKDTKQEPPKKEDPKFQAFTGKKYSLKG; from the exons ATG TTTTTTAATGGATATGGATACCATGGAATGTCATTTGAGCAAACATATCGGTGCTATCCCGCGTCTTTCATCGACAAG GCACAGATAGAAAATGGCGACAAAG TAATCATGCCTCCTTCGGCTCTAGATCGCCTTG CATCACTTCAAATTGATTACCCTATGTTGTTTGAGCTTGGAAACGCTGCAACTGAACGAGTTTCTCATTGTGGAGTTCTGGAGTTCATTGCAGAAGAAGGCATGATATATATGCCTTACTGG ATGATGGAGAACCTGTTGTTGCAAGAAGGAGATATTGTACGGGTAAAAAATGTAACTCTTCCAAAGGGTACATATGTCAAATTGCAACCTCACACAAAGGATTTCTTGGATATATCAAATCCAAAAGCTAT CTTGGAGACGACATTAAGGAATTTTTCTTGTTTGACCACTGGGGATAGTATCATGGTGGCTTataacaataaaaagtattacATAGATATAATCGAGTCGAAGCCTTCTAATGCCATAACTATTATCGAAACCGATTGTGAAGTGGACTTTGCTCCTCCTCTCGATTACAAGGAGCCGGAAAAACCTGCACTGTCAATTCCAACAAGCAAAAGAACAGAAG GCCAGGAGCCTGCAGCTGAGACTGAACCGAACTTCAATCCATTTACTGGTACTGCGAGAAGACTGGATGGAAAACCCCTGAAAACCCAGCCTCCACCAGCCTCTTCATCTGCACCCACTTTCAAGAACCTGAATGCCTCCAATGATGGTGGACAAGCTTCTGCATCCAGTTCCAGTTCACAGAGCACCAGTCGCCAGTCTCAGGGCAAGCTTGTTTTTGGTTCAAATGCAAACCGCACCAGTGAATCATCAAAG
- the LOC140841836 gene encoding bZIP transcription factor 29-like codes for MSGNEEVNSDTMRRLQSSFRTSPSSLPKQQNPFLMNQQQDVPLLSMPQVHGQIRQLSPNLGVENSSKRAGIPPSYPQIPPISPYSQIPVNRSGNQQIGMQHFSNSPGPSHTRSLSQPSFFALDSLPPLSPSPYRESPTNLVSEQASADVSMEDKDGGGNLHSLLPPSAFMRGNSLRLGEGPPLRKAHRRSNSDIPFGFSTIMQSSPPLIPLRSPGALDSSVSRPLPLVKRESSWEKRVENSAEGTGERKSEGEVVDDLFSAYMNLDNIDAFNSSGTDEKLGSENRDDLDGRASGSKTNGGDNSDNEATSSVNDSANIMTRPGVSHKREGVKRNAGGDIAPTTRHYRSVSMDSFMDKIDFADESTKIPPSPGTHHGQLSPTNSLDANSNSFSLEFGNGEFSGAELKKIMANEKLAEIALNDPKRAKRILANRQSAARSKERKTRYIAELEHKVQTLQTEATTLSAQLTLLQRDSAGLTNQNNELKFRLQAMEQQAQLRDALNEALTAEVQRLKIATSELSDDATKFQQLSINPQMFQLRQQPTQLNVHQLQQQQQQQQMNGSSSSKINESKQ; via the exons ATGAGTGGCAACGAGGAAGTCAACAGTGATACTATGAGAAGACTTCAATCATCGTTCAGAACATCACCGTCTTCACTTCCGAAACAACAGAATCCCTTTTTAATGAATCAACAACAAGATGTACCTCTGTTAAGCATGCCACAAGTTCATGGTCAAATTCGACAATTATCCCCAAATTTAGGAGTCGAAAATAGTAGTAAAAGGGCTGGCATCCCACCCTCTTATCCCCAAATTCCACCTATCTCACCTTATTCGCAGATCCCGGTGAACCGCTCTGGAAATCAACAAATCGGTATGCAACACTTTAGTAATAGCCCGGGGCCATCACATACTAGGTCTTTGTCTCAACCCTCGTTCTTTGCACTCGATTCCTTGCCACCTTTAAGCCCTTCACCTTATCGGGAATCTCCTACGAATCTTGTTTCTGAGCAAGCATCGGCTGATGTGTCTATGGAGGACAAGGATGGTGGTGGGAATCTGCATTCGTTGCTGCCTCCCTCTGCTTTTATGAGGGGTAACTCATTGAGGCTTGGAGAAGGTCCTCCCCTTCGTAAGGCTCATAGACGTTCGAATAGTGATATCCCTTTTGGATTTTCGACTATAATGCAGTCTTCTCCTCCACTAATTCCACTGAGGAGTCCTGGTGCTCTGGATAGCTCAGTTTCTCGGCCTTTGCCGTTGGTTAAAAGAGAGTCGAGCTGGGAGAAACGAGTTGAGAACAGTGCAGAAGGGACGGGGGAGAGAAAGTCGGAAGGGGAAGTTGTTGATGATTTATTCTCTGCTTATATGAATTTAGACAATATCGACGCATTCAATTCTTCAGGTACCGATGAGAAACTCGGAAGTGAGAATCGGGATGATTTGGATGGTCGAGCTAGTGGTAGCAAGACAAACGGAGGTGACAACAGTGATAATGAAGCGACCAGTAGTGTTAATGATAGTGCAAACATCATGACAAGACCCGGAGTGTCTCATAAAAGGGAGGGGGTCAAAAGAAATGCTGGGGGAGATATTGCTCCAACCACTCGACACTATAGGAGCGTCTCCATGGATAGTTTTATGGATAAGATTGACTTTGCTGATGAATCAACCAAAATCCCCCCATCTCCTGGGACACATCATGGTCAGCTCTCGCCTACTAATTCTCTGGATGCAAATTCAAATTCATTTAGCTTGGAGTTTGGCAATGGTGAGTTTAGTGGTGCTGAATTGAAAAAGATAATGGCGAACGAGAAACTAGCTGAAATTGCATTAAATGATCCAAAACGGGCCAAAAG GATCTTAGCTAACCGCCAATCTGCTGCTCGGTCAAAAGAACGGAAGACAAGATATATTGCAGAGTTGGAACACAAGGTCCAAACATTACAGACAGAAGCAACCACGTTGTCCGCGCAACTTACTCTACTTCAG CGGGATTCTGCCGGTCTAACCAACCAGAACAATGAGCTGAAGTTTCGGCTGCAGGCCATGGAACAACAGGCCCAACTCCGAGATG CACTAAACGAAGCACTGACAGCTGAAGTGCAACGTCTGAAAATCGCCACTTCCGAACTTAGTGATGACGCCACCAAATTTCAGCAGCTTTCCATCAATCCCCAGATGTTCCAGTTACGCCAGCAGCCAACTCAATTAAACGTGCATCAgttgcagcagcagcagcagcagcagcagatgAATGGCAGCAGTTCATCTAAGATAAATGAATCGAAGCAGTAG
- the LOC140841837 gene encoding transcription initiation factor TFIID subunit 14b-like isoform X1, with protein sequence MSPSQGADQLDITDPLPKSQSSKMAKSPEDNEKKSLVKKRKDSEICLPIVYGNIAVWLGKKATEHQSHKWTIYVRGATNEDLGVVIKRVVFQLHSSFNNPTRIIENPPFELSESGWGEFEIAMTLFFHGDVSDKPLHLFHHLKLYPEDESGPLSIKKPVVVEAYDEIVFSEPTEAFFARVQNHPALVVPRLPVDFTLPPVPMEEHGDGKRGDTKDHPLNQWFTTFSEADELLKLAAARQQVSNVMRWYKIKQFELEIIQYWERNITLLTAQRRF encoded by the exons ATGTCTCCGAGTCAAGGTGCAGATCAGCTGGATATAACTGACCCCCTTCCAAAATCGCAGAGCTCAAAAATGGCTAAATCACCGGAAGACAATGAAAAAAAA AGCTTGGTTAAGAAGCGTAAAGATTCCGAAATCTGTCTTCCCATTGTTTATGGTAACATTGCGGTTTGGCTTGGCAAGAAGGCGACTGA GCATCAATCACATAAATGGACAATATATGTTCGTGGGGCGACGAATGAGGATCTCGGGGTGGTGATAAAGCGTGTGGTATTTCAATTGCATTCGAGCTTTAATAATCCCACGAGAATTATCGAGAATCCGCCTTTTGAGTTATCAGAGTCAGGATGGGGTGAATTCGAAATCGCTATGACCCTTTTCTTCCACGGTGATGTCAGTGATAAACCTTTGCACTT GTTTCACCATTTGAAGTTGTATCCAGAGGATGAGTCTGGTCCACTTTCCATTAAGAAGCCTGTTGTTGTGGAAGCCTATGATGAAATCGTTTTCTCAGAGCCTACAGAGGCGTTCTTTGCTCGGGTGCAAAATCATCCTGCACTTGTTGTGCCAAGACTGCCTGTTGACTTTACACTGCCTCCTG TGCCTATGGAGGAACATGGCGATGGCAAGAGAGGCGACACCAAAGATCATCCCCTAAACCAATGGTTTACCACTTTCTCTGAGGCTGATGAGCTATTGAAACTCGCTGCAGCTCGCCAGCAGGTAAGTAATGTCATGAGATGGTACAAAATCAAACAATTTGAGCTTGAAATAATTCAATATTGGGAGCGGAATATCACTCTTCTCACTGCACAAagaagattttga
- the LOC140841842 gene encoding V-type proton ATPase 16 kDa proteolipid subunit: protein MSSTFSGDETAPFFGFLGAAAALVFSCMGAAYGTAKSGVGVASMGVMRPELVMKSIVPVVMAGVLGIYGLIIAVIISTGINPKAKSYYLFDGYAHLSSGLSCGLAGLAAGMAIGIVGDAGVRANAQQPKLFVGMILILIFAEALALYGLIVGIILSSRAGQSRAE, encoded by the exons ATGTCTTCGACCTTCAGTGGCGATGAAACTGCTCCCTTCTTCGGATTCCTCGGCGCCGCTGCAGCCCTTGTTTTCTCAT GTATGGGTGCTGCATATGGGACTGCTAAGAGTGGCGTTGGTGTTGCTTCGATGGGGGTGATGAGGCCAGAGCTGGTAATGAAATCAATCGTGCCTGTGGTTATGGCTGGTGTTTTGGGTATTTACGGTCTCATTATTGCTGTGATTATCAGCACTGGTATTAACCCTAAAGCTAAGTCTTATTACCTGTTTGATGGCTATGCTCATCTCTCTTCGGGCCTTTCTTGTGGACTCGCTGGGCTGGCTGCTGGAATGGCCATTGGGATTGTCGGAGATGCTGGTGTTAG GGCTAACGCACAGCAGCCAAAGCTTTTTGTAGGGATGATCCTCATTCTCATTTTCGCTGAAGCTCTGGCACTCTACGGCCTAATTGTTGGCATTATTTTGTCTTCTCGAGCCGGCCAGTCTAGAGCTGAGTAG
- the LOC140841837 gene encoding transcription initiation factor TFIID subunit 14b-like isoform X3 → MSPSQGADQLDITDPLPKSQSSKMAKSPEDNEKKSLVKKRKDSEICLPIVYGNIAVWLGKKATEHQSHKWTIYVRGATNEDLGVVIKRVVFQLHSSFNNPTRIIENPPFELSESGWGEFEIAMTLFFHGDVSDKPLHLFHHLKLYPEDESGPLSIKKPVVVEAYDEIVFSEPTEAFFARVQNHPALVVPRLPVDFTLPPVPMEEHGDGKRGDTKDHPLNQWFTTFSEADELLKLAAARQQVQAHIARLRRQMNLIDGQQHLKASDL, encoded by the exons ATGTCTCCGAGTCAAGGTGCAGATCAGCTGGATATAACTGACCCCCTTCCAAAATCGCAGAGCTCAAAAATGGCTAAATCACCGGAAGACAATGAAAAAAAA AGCTTGGTTAAGAAGCGTAAAGATTCCGAAATCTGTCTTCCCATTGTTTATGGTAACATTGCGGTTTGGCTTGGCAAGAAGGCGACTGA GCATCAATCACATAAATGGACAATATATGTTCGTGGGGCGACGAATGAGGATCTCGGGGTGGTGATAAAGCGTGTGGTATTTCAATTGCATTCGAGCTTTAATAATCCCACGAGAATTATCGAGAATCCGCCTTTTGAGTTATCAGAGTCAGGATGGGGTGAATTCGAAATCGCTATGACCCTTTTCTTCCACGGTGATGTCAGTGATAAACCTTTGCACTT GTTTCACCATTTGAAGTTGTATCCAGAGGATGAGTCTGGTCCACTTTCCATTAAGAAGCCTGTTGTTGTGGAAGCCTATGATGAAATCGTTTTCTCAGAGCCTACAGAGGCGTTCTTTGCTCGGGTGCAAAATCATCCTGCACTTGTTGTGCCAAGACTGCCTGTTGACTTTACACTGCCTCCTG TGCCTATGGAGGAACATGGCGATGGCAAGAGAGGCGACACCAAAGATCATCCCCTAAACCAATGGTTTACCACTTTCTCTGAGGCTGATGAGCTATTGAAACTCGCTGCAGCTCGCCAGCAG GTGCAAGCACACATTGCAAGACTGAGAAGGCAGATGAATTTGATAGATGGACAGCAACACTTGAAAGCATCTGATCtgtaa
- the LOC140841841 gene encoding uncharacterized protein isoform X3, whose protein sequence is MRVHSLCQTALWGVFFVSLLGICSADDKALFEVVGAVECADCNEYDIKTTEAFSGLSASVDCKLEHGETKRMGDITKLDEDGKFKISVSQLHQDCYVQLHSDAAVPCAALNGTESTKIVLKSQTNGIQTFGPSKNPQFSTATCASKASWHFFKHPHFPYTHPWKKKFYKPPVPVYKPPVPEHKPPVPVYKPPVPEHKPPVPVYKPKPPVYKPPVPVYKPKPPPKPPVHKPPVPVHKPKPPVPVHKPKPPVYKPPVPVYHPKPPVYKKPFPKFKFPPKHFHHPKFGHFHHPKFGHFPPLPPHHP, encoded by the exons ATGAGGGTTCATTCCCTTTGTCAGACAGCCCTTTGGGGCGTTTTCTTTGTGTCTTTATTGGGGATTTGCAGTGCAGATGACAAGGCATTGTTCGAGGTTGTCGGGGCAGTAGAGTGTGCTGATTGCAATGAGTATGACATTAAAACTACTGAGGCATTTTCAG GTCTCAGTGCGAGCGTTGATTGTAAGCTCGAACACGGGGAAACAAAAAGAATGGGAGATATAACCAAGCTCGACGAAGATGGAAAATTCAAGATCTCAGTCTCACAACTCCATCAAGATTGCTACGTGCAGCTCCACAGCGACGCCGCAGTCCCCTGCGCAGCCCTTAATGGCACCGAATCCACAAAAATCGTCTTGAAATCCCAAACGAATGGTATTCAAACCTTCGGGCCGAGTAAAAATCCGCAGTTCTCAACTGCAACGTGTGCTTCCAAAGCCTCTTGGCATTTCTTCAAGCACCCGCATTTTCCATACACCCATCCGTGGAAGAAAAAGTTCTACAAGCCGCCTGTCCCCGTCTACAAGCCACCAGTTCCAGAGCACAAGCCGCCTGTCCCCGTCTACAAGCCACCAGTTCCAGAGCACAAGCCGCCCGTTCCCGTCTACAAACCAAAACCACCAGTTTACAAGCCGCCGGTTCCCGTCTACAAGCCAAAACCACCA CCAAAACCACCAGTTCACAAGCCACCAGTCCCCGTCCACAAGCCAAAGCCGCCGGTCCCCGTCCACAAGCCAAAACCACCCGTTTACAAGCCACCGGTTCCAGTCTACCATCCAAAACCACCAGTGTATAAGAAGCCATTCCCGAAGTTCAAATTTCCTCCAAAGCACTTCCACCACCCCAAATTCGGACACTTCCACCACCCCAAATTCGGGCACTTCCCACCACTACCTCCGCACCATCCTTAA